From the genome of Anaerolineae bacterium, one region includes:
- a CDS encoding DUF58 domain-containing protein: protein MSHLITQPSQSPQLFSESFLRQLDQLVLVSRRMYYGQMPGERRSPRRGQSVEFADYRSYVLGDDLRAVDWNVYARLEKLFVKLFVAEEETTVHLLLDASRSMGFGHPGKWPYAVRLAGALGYIALAGMDRIRAAALGDGGLRPTPAMRGKRQALTWFGWLQAQQPRGQAYLGPMLREYAAYGRPIGPALVLSDLLDPSWEEGLAALCHHQFEVTVLHLLSPQEVTPDLEGDLKLVDSETGQAVEITADYDLLTHYRRRLAAWQEQIRSFCARRGIHYVFIETSLSLETLLFSLLRRLRVVK, encoded by the coding sequence ATGTCTCATCTAATCACCCAGCCATCTCAATCTCCCCAGCTTTTCAGCGAATCCTTTCTGCGCCAACTGGATCAGCTCGTGCTCGTGAGCCGGCGTATGTACTACGGGCAGATGCCAGGAGAACGGCGGTCGCCCAGGCGAGGACAGTCGGTGGAGTTCGCCGATTACCGTTCGTATGTGCTGGGCGATGACCTGCGCGCGGTGGACTGGAACGTGTACGCCCGCCTGGAGAAGCTGTTCGTCAAGCTGTTCGTCGCTGAGGAAGAGACCACCGTCCATCTCCTGCTGGATGCCAGCCGAAGCATGGGCTTCGGCCATCCTGGCAAATGGCCTTACGCGGTGCGGCTGGCCGGCGCATTGGGCTACATCGCGCTGGCGGGTATGGATCGGATCAGGGCGGCCGCGCTAGGAGATGGTGGCCTTCGTCCCACGCCTGCCATGCGCGGCAAACGTCAGGCTCTGACCTGGTTCGGCTGGTTACAGGCGCAACAGCCGCGCGGCCAGGCGTACCTAGGCCCGATGTTACGAGAATACGCCGCTTATGGGCGGCCGATTGGCCCGGCGCTCGTCCTTAGCGATCTGCTCGATCCCTCGTGGGAGGAAGGGCTAGCAGCACTGTGCCATCACCAGTTCGAGGTGACCGTGCTGCATCTACTATCGCCCCAAGAGGTGACCCCTGACTTGGAGGGGGATCTCAAGCTAGTTGACAGTGAGACTGGCCAGGCGGTCGAGATCACCGCCGATTACGACCTGTTGACCCATTACCGTCGCCGTCTAGCAGCATGGCAAGAGCAAATCCGATCGTTCTGCGCCCGACGCGGGATCCATTACGTCTTCATCGAGACTTCATTGTCGCTGGAGACGCTGCTATTCTCTCTGCTACGCCGGCTGAGGGTGGTGAAATGA